TGGGCAAGGTGATGAAAGTGCTTCAGCCTAAAGTCAAAGGCCTGGCCGACAGCAAGTTGGTGGGCGACGTGGTGAAAGAACTGCTCGCGCAGAAATAAATGTATCTTTTGCAATCGCAACCGGGCGTCCGGCGTATGGGCCGCACCCGCCGCGCCCTCTGGTTGTTGGTGATCACCGGCGCCATCTTCGTGGCGGCCACCACCATCCTGGCCGCGCCCATCAGCCCGCCCCGCGACACCGTCAACCTGGCCGCCGGCGACGTGACCGCCGCCGACATCATCGCCCCGCGTTCCATCACCTACGTCTCACAAATTCAAACTGTTGCCGCGCGCGAGGCCGCCGCCAAAGCTGTGCCCGACGTATTCGACCCGCCCGACAGCCGGGTGGCCCGACAGCAGGTCACCAACGCCCGGCGGTTGTTCGATTACATCTCCTCGGTGCGGGCGGATGTTTTTGCCACGCCGGAGCAACGGCTGGCCGACCTGGCCGCCGCCACCGGCTTCACCCTTGACAACGCCCTGGCCCAAACCTTGCTCGACTTGAGCGAAGGAAGCTGGTCAGCCGTGCAGACCGAAACCGTGTCCGTCATCGAGCGCGTGCTCAGCGGCCAGGTGCGCGAAGACCGCTTGGAAGAGACGAAGATACGAGTCCCGGCCCTGGTCAGCGTCAGCCTCACCGAGGCCCAGGCCGACCTCGTTACCCGACTCGCCACGCCCTACATCGTTCCCAACTCTTTCTACAACGACGCCCAAACCACCGCCGCCCGCGACGCCGCCCGCCAGGTGGTGGCGCCCATCTCACAGTCGTTCGTGCAAGGCCAGATCGTCATCAGCCGGGGCCGCATCGTCACCGAAACCGACCTTGAGGCGCTGGATGCGCTGGGCCTGATCGCGCCCGAAAGCCGTTGGGAGAATGTTGTCAGCAATGCGCTCTCGGTGGCGATCTCGGTCGCCATCATGGGCCTCTACATGGCCCGCTTCCATCCCCTCTTTTTTTATTCGCCCCGGGTGATGCTCTACCCCGGCATCCTCTTCCTCGTCTTCCTGCTCGCCGCTCGCTTCATGGCGCCAGATCGGACGGTTCTGCCGTTTCTGTTTCCCTCGGCGGGCCTGTCCATGCTCATTGCCATCACCCTCGGCCCCAACGCCGCCATTGCCATGACCATCATCCTTGCCGCCCTGGTCGGCGTTCTGGCCGGCGGGCGGCTCGACGTGACGGTTTACGTCGCCATTGGCGGGATTGTGTCGGCGCTGACTCTTGGCAAGGCCGAGCGGGTGAACTCATTCTTCTGGGCCGGGTTGGCCGCCTCGGCGGCCAATGCCGGAATCGTCCTCGTGTTCCGTCTGGCCGATCCTTACAGTGACGCCCTCGGCCTGGCGACTTTGTTGATCGCCAGCCTGGTCAACGGCGCGATCTCGGCCTCAGTCACCCTCACCGGCCTCTTCATCCTCAGCCCCATCTTTGACATCACCACACCCCTGCAACTGATCGAATTAGGGCGGCCTAATCACCCGCTCCTGCAATTCATGCTCAGGCAAGCGCCGGGCACGTACCAGCATAGCCTGCAAGTGGCGAACCTGGCCGAGCAGGCCGCCGAGCAAATCGGGGCCAACGCCGTGCTGGTGCGCGTCGGCGCGCTCTTTCACGACATTGGCAAGTCGCTCCATCCTCAGTATTTCGTCGAGAACCAGATCGAAGGCGAGAACCCGCACGACGGCTTCCTGCCCGAAGTCAGCGCCCAGTGCATCATTCAACACGTCCCCGACGGCTTGAAAATGGCGGCCAAACACCGCCTGCCGCGCGCCATTCGTGACTGCATTGCCGAGCATCACGGCTCCAACATCGCCAACTTTCAATATCAACGCGCCCTCAAGCTGGCCGGGGGCGACGACTCCAAAGTGGATAAATCCAAATTCCGCTACCCTGGCCCCAAGCCGCAATCCAAAGAGACCGCTCTGCTCATGCTGGCCGACGGTTGTGAGGCCAAATCGCGATCCGACCTGCCACGCCACGCCGATGAGATCGAGAAGATCGTCAAAACTATCATTGACCTTCGCCTGGCCGGGGGTCAACTCACCGACTGCGGCCTGACCCTGCACGAGCTGGAGCTTGCCCGCCAGTCGTTCGTCGAAACGCTCCAGGGCTTTTTCCATTCGCGGCTAAAATACCCGGAAGAA
This genomic interval from Chloroflexota bacterium contains the following:
- a CDS encoding HDIG domain-containing protein, producing the protein MYLLQSQPGVRRMGRTRRALWLLVITGAIFVAATTILAAPISPPRDTVNLAAGDVTAADIIAPRSITYVSQIQTVAAREAAAKAVPDVFDPPDSRVARQQVTNARRLFDYISSVRADVFATPEQRLADLAAATGFTLDNALAQTLLDLSEGSWSAVQTETVSVIERVLSGQVREDRLEETKIRVPALVSVSLTEAQADLVTRLATPYIVPNSFYNDAQTTAARDAARQVVAPISQSFVQGQIVISRGRIVTETDLEALDALGLIAPESRWENVVSNALSVAISVAIMGLYMARFHPLFFYSPRVMLYPGILFLVFLLAARFMAPDRTVLPFLFPSAGLSMLIAITLGPNAAIAMTIILAALVGVLAGGRLDVTVYVAIGGIVSALTLGKAERVNSFFWAGLAASAANAGIVLVFRLADPYSDALGLATLLIASLVNGAISASVTLTGLFILSPIFDITTPLQLIELGRPNHPLLQFMLRQAPGTYQHSLQVANLAEQAAEQIGANAVLVRVGALFHDIGKSLHPQYFVENQIEGENPHDGFLPEVSAQCIIQHVPDGLKMAAKHRLPRAIRDCIAEHHGSNIANFQYQRALKLAGGDDSKVDKSKFRYPGPKPQSKETALLMLADGCEAKSRSDLPRHADEIEKIVKTIIDLRLAGGQLTDCGLTLHELELARQSFVETLQGFFHSRLKYPEENLEPTIEEEVERR